The Metabacillus sediminilitoris genome window below encodes:
- the ccpA gene encoding catabolite control protein A — MSSVTIYDVAREASVSMATVSRVVNGNPNVKPTTRKKVLDAIDRLGYRPNAVARGLASKKTTTVGVIIPDISSTFYSELARGIEDIATMYKYNIILSNSDQNKDKELHLLNTMLGKQVDGIVFMSGNVTEELVEQFKRSPVPIVLAASVDLSETTPSVNINYEQSAYDVISMLVEKGHKRIAYVEGPAEEPINRLKKTVGYKRALADAGIPFDEELVVEGDYTYDSGIEAFEKIDELTEKPTAIFVGTDEMALGVIHGAQDRNYTIPDDFEIVGFDNTRLSTMVRPQLTTVVQPTYDIGAVAMRLLTKYMNKEEVDNHIVELPHRIEYRQSTKQ, encoded by the coding sequence ATGTCAAGTGTTACTATTTATGATGTTGCCCGTGAGGCAAGTGTATCTATGGCAACTGTTTCTCGTGTAGTAAACGGGAATCCAAATGTAAAACCTACAACTAGAAAAAAGGTTCTTGATGCAATTGATCGTTTAGGCTATCGCCCAAATGCAGTTGCAAGAGGATTAGCTAGCAAAAAAACAACAACTGTTGGTGTTATTATCCCTGATATCTCAAGTACTTTTTATTCTGAACTTGCTCGTGGTATTGAAGATATTGCAACAATGTATAAATACAACATTATTTTAAGTAACTCTGATCAAAACAAGGATAAAGAGTTGCATCTTTTAAATACAATGTTAGGTAAGCAAGTAGATGGGATTGTTTTTATGAGTGGAAATGTGACCGAAGAGCTTGTCGAACAATTTAAGCGTTCTCCAGTTCCTATCGTATTAGCAGCGTCTGTAGACTTATCTGAAACAACACCATCTGTAAACATTAATTACGAACAATCTGCATATGATGTTATTTCAATGTTAGTTGAAAAGGGTCACAAAAGAATTGCCTATGTTGAAGGACCAGCTGAAGAACCGATTAATCGTTTGAAAAAGACAGTCGGTTATAAGCGAGCATTAGCGGATGCCGGCATTCCATTTGATGAGGAATTGGTTGTGGAAGGTGATTATACATACGATTCAGGTATTGAAGCGTTTGAAAAAATTGACGAACTTACCGAAAAACCGACAGCTATTTTCGTTGGGACAGATGAAATGGCTTTAGGAGTTATTCACGGTGCACAAGACCGAAATTACACAATTCCTGATGATTTTGAAATTGTTGGTTTTGACAATACGAGACTTTCCACAATGGTTAGGCCACAATTAACAACAGTTGTGCAGCCAACATACGATATTGGTGCTGTTGCCATGCGATTACTAACTAAGTATATGAATAAAGAAGAAGTGGATAATCACATTGTAGAGCTGCCACATCGAATTGAATATAGACAATCGACGAAACAATAA
- a CDS encoding bifunctional 3-deoxy-7-phosphoheptulonate synthase/chorismate mutase, producing MSHAELEALRERADEINLQILKLINERGRVVQEIGKAKEAQGVHRYDPVRERKMLNNIKEYNDGPFLDSTLQHIFKEIFKASLELQEDDHSKALLVSRKKKPENTIIEVNGVRIGDGNQSFIVGPCAVESYEQTAAVAEQAVKQGIKILRGGAFKPRTSPYDFQGLGLEGLKILRKVGDEYGLAIISEITNPADIELALDYVDIIQIGARNMQNFDLLKAAGAVRKPVLLKRGLAATIDEFVNAAEYIISQGNDQIILCERGIRTYERATRNTLDISAVPILKQETHLPVFVDVTHSTGRRDLLVPTAKAALAIGADGVMAEVHPDPAVALSDSAQQMDFDQFDNFMKELKPLVKVNA from the coding sequence ATGAGTCACGCGGAATTAGAGGCATTAAGAGAGAGAGCAGATGAGATTAATTTACAAATATTAAAGCTAATTAATGAGCGAGGTAGAGTTGTTCAGGAAATTGGTAAAGCAAAAGAAGCACAGGGTGTTCATCGTTATGATCCTGTTCGCGAACGCAAAATGTTAAATAATATTAAAGAATATAATGACGGTCCATTTTTGGATTCAACTTTACAACATATTTTTAAGGAGATTTTTAAAGCAAGTTTAGAATTGCAGGAAGATGACCATAGCAAAGCTTTACTTGTTTCCCGTAAGAAGAAACCAGAAAATACAATCATTGAAGTTAATGGAGTTCGTATCGGTGATGGAAATCAGTCATTCATCGTTGGGCCATGTGCAGTTGAAAGCTATGAGCAAACTGCTGCTGTTGCAGAGCAAGCTGTTAAACAAGGTATCAAAATTCTCCGTGGCGGTGCGTTTAAACCACGTACAAGTCCATATGACTTCCAGGGGCTTGGTCTTGAAGGTCTGAAAATTTTGAGAAAAGTTGGAGACGAGTACGGTTTAGCGATTATTAGTGAAATAACAAATCCTGCTGATATTGAATTAGCATTAGACTATGTTGACATCATTCAAATTGGTGCACGAAATATGCAAAACTTTGATCTATTAAAGGCTGCAGGAGCTGTTCGTAAACCAGTATTATTGAAACGTGGATTAGCAGCAACAATTGATGAGTTCGTAAACGCTGCTGAATACATCATCTCACAAGGTAATGATCAAATTATCCTTTGTGAGCGCGGTATTCGTACGTATGAACGTGCGACAAGAAATACATTAGATATTTCTGCTGTACCAATTTTAAAACAAGAAACACATTTACCTGTATTTGTTGATGTGACTCATTCTACTGGTAGAAGAGATTTACTAGTTCCAACAGCTAAAGCGGCATTAGCCATTGGTGCTGATGGTGTAATGGCAGAGGTTCATCCAGACCCAGCAGTTGCTTTATCTGATTCTGCACAACAAATGGACTTTGATCAATTTGATAATTTCATGAAAGAATTAAAACCTTTAGTTAAAGTAAATGCTTAA
- the ytxJ gene encoding bacillithiol system redox-active protein YtxJ, translating into MSKQAIETIEQFEEVLNNNDAFLFVKNSLTCPISQAAFEEYQEFTDKHPDFPSYHLHVQDAKPLSNYISETFGIKHESPQALLFKGKKVVWDTSHWKITYDSLKKETIG; encoded by the coding sequence GTGAGTAAACAAGCGATAGAGACAATAGAACAATTTGAGGAAGTATTAAATAACAATGATGCATTTTTATTTGTAAAAAATAGCTTAACATGTCCAATTAGTCAGGCTGCGTTTGAAGAATATCAAGAATTTACGGACAAACATCCTGACTTTCCAAGCTATCATTTACATGTTCAGGATGCAAAACCACTTTCAAATTATATTTCAGAAACATTTGGAATTAAGCATGAATCACCTCAAGCCCTATTATTTAAAGGGAAAAAAGTTGTATGGGATACTTCTCATTGGAAAATCACTTATGATTCACTCAAAAAAGAAACAATTGGTTAA
- a CDS encoding YtxH domain-containing protein, with protein MGKNNSKDFIVGSLVGGLIGAATALFLAPKSGKEIRDDLGQQATMVKKRTGRMTSDALEKSSGIASAAKEKTVSLSQAVTEQSSQIMNKVRDMKGTTKGQSDFIEKEIEEAMEQISDDSATSNKDNGQTDQSVAVVEPVDSGYDNDKKVQQQAKADDNSENQLKTNS; from the coding sequence ATGGGTAAAAATAATAGTAAAGATTTTATTGTTGGTTCACTAGTTGGAGGATTAATCGGGGCGGCAACAGCATTATTTTTAGCACCGAAATCTGGTAAAGAAATTCGCGATGATCTTGGGCAACAAGCAACAATGGTAAAGAAACGTACAGGACGAATGACTAGTGATGCTCTTGAAAAAAGCTCAGGCATAGCAAGTGCCGCAAAAGAGAAAACCGTTTCACTTTCACAGGCTGTTACTGAACAATCTTCTCAGATTATGAATAAAGTCCGTGATATGAAAGGTACAACAAAAGGACAAAGTGATTTCATTGAAAAGGAAATAGAAGAGGCAATGGAACAAATTTCAGATGATTCAGCAACTTCAAATAAAGACAATGGACAAACAGATCAATCCGTTGCAGTTGTAGAGCCAGTTGACTCCGGTTATGATAATGATAAAAAGGTGCAACAACAGGCTAAAGCTGACGATAACTCAGAAAATCAATTGAAAACAAATTCTTAA
- a CDS encoding DUF948 domain-containing protein, with amino-acid sequence MIIILYLSVALIAVAFTILVVYVSKTLKALQETLSNVAGTLSGLEKQMEGITLETTELLHKTNALADDIQHKSEKLNTVVESVQDVGTTIQQLNHSVKRVTTSVSTSLNQNQDKINQVVQWSNAAMEIWAKWKQKSESKTTG; translated from the coding sequence ATGATCATTATTTTATATCTAAGTGTTGCTCTAATAGCTGTAGCATTTACGATTTTAGTGGTATATGTGTCGAAAACATTAAAGGCTCTACAAGAAACTTTATCGAATGTAGCAGGAACTTTATCTGGACTTGAAAAACAAATGGAAGGAATTACGCTTGAAACAACAGAATTATTACATAAAACAAATGCACTTGCAGATGATATCCAACATAAGTCAGAAAAATTAAATACGGTTGTTGAATCTGTTCAAGATGTAGGTACAACAATACAACAGTTAAATCATTCTGTTAAGAGAGTGACAACTTCTGTTTCTACAAGTCTTAATCAAAATCAAGATAAAATAAATCAAGTTGTCCAATGGAGTAATGCTGCGATGGAAATATGGGCAAAATGGAAGCAGAAAAGTGAAAGCAAAACGACAGGTTGA
- a CDS encoding aminopeptidase — MKDPRIETLAKNLINYSIRLQKGEKVLIENFGLQRELVVALVKEAYKAGGYPFVSLKDHQVDRALMMGGQEEQFQLIADFEAEVMKKMDAYVGLRSGNNINEFADISDEKMKLQGQTIGKKVHREIRVPKTRWVVLRYPTSSMAQLAKMSTEQFEDFYFDVCNLDYSKMDIAMDPLVELMNKTDKVRLTGEGTDLTFSIKDIPAIKCSGQMNIPDGEVYTAPVKDSVNGKITYNTPSPYNGFTFENVQLTFKDGKIVEATANDTERINKIFDTDEGARFIGEFAIGVNPYISQPMQDILFDEKIDGSFHFTPGQAYDDAYNGNHSNIHWDMVMIQRPEYGGGEIYFDDVLIRKDGRFVIPELEALNPENLK; from the coding sequence TTGAAAGATCCACGTATTGAAACACTTGCAAAAAACCTTATTAATTATTCAATCCGTTTACAAAAAGGCGAAAAAGTATTAATTGAAAATTTCGGACTGCAAAGAGAGTTAGTGGTTGCTCTTGTTAAAGAAGCATATAAAGCGGGCGGATACCCATTCGTTTCCTTGAAGGATCACCAGGTTGATCGAGCGTTAATGATGGGAGGACAAGAAGAACAATTTCAATTAATCGCAGATTTTGAAGCTGAAGTAATGAAGAAAATGGATGCTTACGTAGGTTTAAGATCTGGAAATAACATCAATGAATTTGCGGATATTTCAGATGAAAAAATGAAATTGCAGGGCCAAACAATTGGGAAAAAGGTACACCGTGAAATTCGTGTTCCAAAAACACGATGGGTCGTATTAAGATACCCTACATCTTCTATGGCTCAGTTGGCGAAAATGAGTACGGAACAGTTTGAGGATTTTTATTTTGATGTATGCAATCTTGACTATAGTAAAATGGACATAGCAATGGATCCATTAGTTGAATTAATGAATAAGACGGATAAAGTTCGTTTAACTGGAGAAGGAACTGATTTAACGTTCTCAATTAAAGACATCCCAGCTATAAAATGTTCTGGTCAGATGAACATACCAGATGGTGAAGTATATACAGCACCTGTTAAAGATTCTGTAAATGGCAAAATTACATATAATACGCCTTCACCTTATAATGGATTTACATTTGAAAATGTTCAATTAACATTTAAAGATGGAAAAATAGTAGAGGCAACGGCAAATGATACAGAAAGAATTAATAAAATTTTTGATACAGATGAAGGTGCACGTTTTATCGGTGAATTTGCAATTGGAGTGAACCCTTATATCTCTCAGCCAATGCAAGACATCCTTTTTGATGAAAAAATTGATGGCAGCTTCCACTTCACTCCTGGTCAAGCATATGATGATGCGTACAATGGGAATCATTCAAACATCCATTGGGACATGGTTATGATTCAACGCCCAGAGTATGGCGGTGGTGAGATCTACTTTGATGATGTGCTTATTCGAAAAGATGGCCGTTTTGTCATACCCGAGTTGGAGGCTTTAAATCCAGAGAATTTAAAATAA
- a CDS encoding ABC transporter permease, producing MSYLHLLKNEHMKLFKRPRIWVLIGLMVIINIVFSLFFKFLFKGTDFTFWDYIQVSSYLLIVIQLMCIIVSGDIVSSEFEKGTIKFLFTRPVKRAKILLSKYLTVLYITGLFVLLQLLMSCILGLIFYSGTLFDLDQKVLVGLGGYLFQFIEMIVMCSIAFCLSALTRSSVFSIALPIFLLFTSSAVITLLDHYHYEAGKYLLFANTNLMPYFFGEPLFEGMSLPFSICNIFIHLVILFYFTLLSFTKRDVHV from the coding sequence ATGTCTTATCTTCACTTACTTAAAAATGAGCATATGAAACTATTTAAACGTCCTAGAATATGGGTTTTAATTGGCTTAATGGTTATAATAAATATTGTTTTCAGTTTATTTTTTAAATTTCTATTTAAAGGTACTGATTTTACTTTTTGGGATTATATTCAAGTTAGCTCTTATTTGCTAATAGTCATCCAGTTAATGTGTATTATTGTTTCTGGCGACATTGTTTCAAGTGAATTTGAAAAAGGTACGATCAAGTTTTTATTTACAAGGCCTGTAAAAAGGGCAAAAATATTACTATCCAAATATCTAACAGTTTTATATATTACTGGATTATTTGTGTTACTTCAATTATTGATGTCATGCATACTTGGGCTTATTTTTTACTCTGGAACATTATTTGACCTTGATCAAAAAGTATTAGTTGGATTAGGTGGTTATTTGTTTCAGTTCATTGAAATGATTGTCATGTGTTCAATTGCATTTTGTCTTTCTGCTTTAACACGAAGCAGTGTCTTTTCAATCGCGCTTCCTATATTTTTACTGTTTACATCTAGTGCGGTTATCACACTGTTAGATCATTATCATTATGAGGCAGGAAAGTATTTACTATTTGCCAATACAAATTTAATGCCTTACTTCTTCGGAGAGCCTTTATTTGAAGGAATGTCGTTGCCATTCTCTATTTGTAATATATTTATTCATCTTGTCATTTTATTTTATTTTACATTACTCTCATTTACGAAGAGGGATGTACACGTATAA
- a CDS encoding ABC transporter ATP-binding protein: MKEFEIVLKVDHLSKKIGKSLIIKDVSFELSRGEILGLLGPNGSGKTTILKMLVGLIKPTNGLVLIEGHHINKEFEKAIMHVGAIIENPIMYDYLSGYDNLIHFFRMTDQFSSKRIDEVIERLKMDDYIFDKVYTYSLGMRQRLGLAQALLHRPSILLLDEPTNGLDPEGIKSLRETLRKLAREENVSIIISSHILAEIELICDSVLVMDDGTCIQRGLLSDLQEGTSTLQTYSFKVLNGEKLKTIIENKLDHNNIHYHSSGFSIELMIHDVAQLNKLLVSSGIDVVGIERTGSPLEELFLQTVRGEGS, from the coding sequence ATGAAAGAATTTGAAATTGTTCTAAAAGTAGATCATCTAAGTAAAAAAATCGGGAAATCCCTTATTATTAAAGATGTAAGTTTTGAACTCTCTCGCGGGGAAATCCTTGGCTTGCTTGGTCCGAATGGTTCTGGGAAAACAACAATTTTAAAAATGCTTGTTGGTCTCATTAAACCAACAAACGGGCTGGTATTGATTGAAGGTCATCATATCAACAAAGAATTTGAAAAGGCAATCATGCATGTCGGAGCAATCATTGAAAATCCAATTATGTATGATTATTTATCAGGCTATGATAACCTAATCCATTTTTTCCGAATGACAGATCAATTTTCATCTAAAAGAATCGATGAAGTGATTGAACGCTTAAAAATGGATGACTATATTTTTGATAAGGTTTATACCTATTCCCTAGGAATGAGGCAAAGACTTGGTCTTGCTCAGGCACTTCTTCATCGACCATCCATACTACTTTTAGATGAACCGACTAACGGGCTTGATCCAGAAGGGATTAAAAGTCTGAGAGAAACATTAAGAAAGCTTGCTCGTGAAGAAAATGTGTCAATCATTATCTCAAGCCATATTCTCGCTGAAATTGAATTGATATGTGATAGTGTATTAGTTATGGATGATGGAACATGTATACAACGTGGGTTATTAAGTGATTTACAAGAGGGTACAAGCACGCTGCAAACTTATTCCTTTAAGGTGTTAAATGGAGAGAAACTAAAAACTATAATAGAAAATAAATTGGATCATAATAATATACATTATCATTCGAGTGGCTTTTCAATCGAATTAATGATACATGATGTTGCACAGCTGAATAAGCTGCTTGTCTCATCAGGAATCGATGTAGTCGGAATTGAGAGAACTGGTAGTCCGCTTGAAGAGCTATTTTTACAAACAGTGCGAGGTGAAGGATCATGA
- a CDS encoding glycerophosphodiester phosphodiesterase family protein gives MRKKHIKKIMIFIGILILFMVLNNTNFFSGKSEHQPLLLAHRGMAQTFDISKVSNDTCTAEMIYKPEHSYLENTIPSMEAAFKEGANMVELDIKPTKDGQFAVFHDWTLDCRTDVEGTTMDYSMDELKKVDIGYGYTYDNGKTFPFRGKGIGLMPSLDEVLSYFPEKSFLIHIKSDDAKEGEQLAKILSKLPEDRLRLLTVYGGDKPIETLNEKLPSIRVMSKGTMKSCLIPYILTGWTGYVPGTCENTELHIPEKIALFFWGWSGKFIERMEKSNARIVIVAGDGGFSEGFDSKSDLNRLPANYQGWIWTNRIDVIAPAFQNKHTE, from the coding sequence ATGAGGAAAAAACACATAAAAAAAATCATGATATTTATCGGCATCTTAATTCTTTTTATGGTGTTGAATAATACCAATTTTTTTTCAGGTAAATCGGAGCATCAGCCATTGTTACTTGCTCATAGAGGCATGGCACAAACCTTTGATATAAGTAAGGTGAGCAATGATACTTGTACGGCTGAGATGATTTATAAACCTGAGCATTCATATTTAGAGAATACAATACCTTCAATGGAAGCTGCATTTAAAGAAGGCGCAAATATGGTTGAATTGGATATTAAGCCGACTAAAGATGGACAATTTGCCGTCTTTCATGACTGGACATTAGATTGTCGGACAGATGTTGAAGGAACAACAATGGATTATTCGATGGACGAGCTTAAAAAAGTTGACATTGGATATGGATATACATACGATAATGGGAAAACTTTCCCTTTCCGTGGAAAAGGGATTGGATTAATGCCGTCACTTGATGAGGTATTAAGCTATTTTCCAGAAAAGTCTTTTTTAATTCATATAAAAAGTGATGATGCAAAGGAAGGGGAACAACTCGCGAAAATCCTTTCTAAGCTTCCAGAGGACCGTTTAAGGCTGTTAACTGTCTATGGCGGTGATAAACCAATTGAAACATTAAATGAAAAATTACCTAGTATTAGGGTCATGTCAAAAGGAACCATGAAAAGTTGTTTAATCCCATATATATTAACTGGTTGGACAGGCTATGTTCCAGGAACATGTGAAAATACAGAGTTGCATATTCCAGAAAAAATTGCGCTATTTTTCTGGGGATGGTCCGGAAAATTTATAGAGCGCATGGAAAAATCAAATGCAAGAATTGTTATTGTTGCTGGTGACGGTGGATTTTCAGAAGGCTTTGATTCAAAAAGTGATCTTAATCGTCTTCCTGCTAATTATCAAGGCTGGATATGGACAAATCGAATTGATGTGATAGCTCCAGCTTTTCAAAATAAACATACTGAATAA
- a CDS encoding FHA domain-containing protein, with product MDFSSFLIIEHAPEHDAGDIISLTKTNTVFGRESLQWKPDIAFNNVYVSRKHFIIYVDSKNHYYIEDLTSKHGTALNGIRLKPNQPKKLNNYDTISFAKDLIVMTFSLKGIEETLELTPLHLTELKRRSLSPQLDPLKQAILFKNTAYSLTDKEYKSMELLLQNNYFVTKEELITYVWSERFTTSTLEPMVSPEEVHALIYRLRKKIPANINIEVIRGKGYSLTMKLDT from the coding sequence ATGGATTTTTCATCATTTCTTATAATTGAGCATGCACCAGAGCATGATGCTGGCGATATTATCTCATTAACGAAAACAAACACCGTTTTTGGCAGAGAGTCATTACAATGGAAACCTGATATTGCATTCAACAATGTATATGTCTCAAGAAAACACTTTATCATTTACGTTGATTCAAAAAACCATTATTATATTGAAGATTTAACAAGTAAACATGGTACAGCATTGAATGGAATTCGTCTTAAACCAAATCAACCTAAAAAACTAAATAACTATGACACCATTTCTTTTGCAAAAGATCTTATCGTTATGACTTTCTCGCTTAAAGGCATAGAAGAAACATTAGAATTAACACCTCTTCATCTTACAGAGTTAAAGAGAAGGTCCTTAAGTCCTCAGCTTGATCCACTAAAGCAAGCCATACTTTTTAAAAACACCGCTTATTCTTTAACGGATAAGGAATATAAGTCTATGGAACTACTCCTTCAAAATAATTATTTCGTCACGAAGGAAGAACTTATAACATATGTTTGGTCTGAGAGATTCACCACATCGACACTTGAACCTATGGTTAGTCCAGAGGAAGTACATGCTCTTATTTATCGCTTAAGAAAAAAAATACCTGCTAATATAAACATCGAAGTGATTAGAGGAAAGGGTTACTCTTTAACCATGAAACTAGACACATAA
- the murC gene encoding UDP-N-acetylmuramate--L-alanine ligase, which produces MTVYHFVGIKGTGMSALAQILHDMNYEVQGSDIEKKIFTQKALETRNIKILPFAKENIKEGLTIIAGNAFPDTHPEIEEAFNLGLPVIRYHRFLGDFMQMYTSVGITGVHGKTSTTGLLSHVIQGAEPTSYLIGDGTGHGIPNSKYFAFEACEYRRHFLAYMPDYAIMTNIDFDHPDYFTNIEDVFSAFQEMALQVKKGIIACGDDKQLQKIQAKVPVVYYGFGDDNDFQARNIVKSTEGTTFDVYVRNNFYATFKITTYGDHSILNALSVIALCHYEGIDVEIIQQRLQTFEGVKRRFNEKRVGDQILIDDYAHHPTEINATIDAARQKYPDREIVAVFQPHTFTRTQSFLSEFAESLQKADFVYLCDIFGSARENVGNLSIESLLEKIDHSQLIEENHTSVLKTHKGAVLVFMGAGDIQKYQEAYEKVLA; this is translated from the coding sequence ATGACTGTTTATCATTTTGTTGGAATTAAAGGGACTGGTATGAGTGCCCTTGCACAAATTTTACACGATATGAATTATGAAGTTCAGGGCTCTGATATTGAAAAGAAAATATTTACACAAAAAGCCCTTGAAACTCGTAACATTAAAATTTTACCCTTTGCGAAAGAGAATATTAAAGAGGGGTTAACAATTATTGCAGGAAATGCATTTCCTGATACGCATCCAGAAATAGAAGAAGCGTTCAATCTTGGCCTGCCTGTCATTCGTTATCACCGTTTTTTAGGTGATTTTATGCAAATGTATACAAGTGTCGGGATAACTGGTGTACATGGAAAAACTTCAACAACTGGTTTGTTATCACATGTTATCCAAGGTGCGGAACCAACTTCTTATTTAATTGGGGATGGAACGGGTCATGGGATTCCCAACAGCAAATACTTTGCATTTGAAGCATGCGAGTATCGTAGACATTTCTTAGCATATATGCCTGATTATGCGATTATGACAAACATTGATTTTGATCATCCAGATTATTTTACAAATATTGAAGATGTTTTTAGTGCATTTCAGGAAATGGCACTTCAAGTGAAAAAAGGAATTATTGCTTGTGGGGATGATAAGCAACTGCAGAAAATTCAAGCAAAAGTTCCTGTTGTTTATTATGGATTTGGTGATGACAATGATTTTCAAGCGAGAAACATTGTAAAATCTACAGAAGGAACTACCTTCGATGTTTATGTTCGTAACAATTTTTATGCAACATTTAAAATTACAACGTATGGTGATCACAGTATTTTAAATGCTCTATCAGTTATTGCATTGTGTCATTATGAAGGAATTGACGTTGAGATCATTCAGCAAAGGCTGCAAACATTTGAAGGTGTAAAGAGACGCTTTAATGAAAAAAGAGTTGGTGATCAAATCTTAATAGATGATTATGCCCACCATCCGACAGAGATCAATGCGACAATTGATGCTGCAAGACAGAAATATCCAGACAGAGAAATTGTTGCAGTGTTCCAGCCTCATACGTTTACTAGAACGCAATCTTTCTTATCAGAATTTGCTGAGAGTTTACAAAAGGCTGACTTTGTTTACTTATGTGATATCTTCGGATCAGCTAGAGAAAATGTCGGAAATCTCTCGATTGAAAGTCTTCTTGAAAAAATTGATCATTCTCAATTAATTGAGGAAAACCACACTTCTGTATTGAAAACACATAAAGGTGCTGTATTAGTATTTATGGGTGCTGGAGATATTCAAAAATATCAAGAAGCTTATGAAAAGGTTTTAGCATAA